In the Silurus meridionalis isolate SWU-2019-XX chromosome 6, ASM1480568v1, whole genome shotgun sequence genome, one interval contains:
- the LOC124387547 gene encoding uncharacterized protein LOC124387547, translating to MWAMQHADPDILTVLGWVAQSIRPPRRRLQGASWRLRKFWTEFNHLSIIDGLLCRSVFCPHTGKPVVQMVVPSALVSDILLQLHGAPASAHFSSERVWERARQFCYWPSMYKDIKAWCEQCKACQTRRSPVPAHRAPMGGSQSVRPFERVAMDILELPATSKGNRYVLVVEDYFTKFVNLYALPNQSAQTVAQCLFEDYVLLHGVPETLHSDQGRQFEAEVVQTLCRLLNIKKTRTTPYHPKSDSMVERFNRTLIDQLTAVTHGEFVLSLLMKLDSAFSSAWMHSEAAHDRQKLYHDVSLHHQPYGVGAMVWLHNPVESRMKLAPHWKGPYKVVQVMDSGGEPGLTYRIVNPFDNAERAQVVHYDRWIIWEHWLDFTILGEPFGVKVGLHPWPPHRLFPQRVHANKLAKHTDLIENHRKRKSSADTLVKNAKITAFAAPWRVTQATLDKLVLNFVCEANQPFSVVPSHPSRL from the exons atGTG GGCTATGCAGCATGCTGACCCTGATATTTTGACTGTGTTAGGCTGGGTGGCTCAATCCATAAGACCGCCCAGGCGGAGGTTACAGGGAGCTTCTTGGCGCTTACGTAAGTTCTGGACTGAATTTAATCATCTTTCTATTATTGATGGACTGTTATGCCGTTCAGTTTTCTGCCCACACACGGGTAAACCAGTGGTTCAAATGGTTGTTCCCTCTGCTCTGGTATCTGACATTCTTTTACAGCTGCATGGTGCACCAGCTTCTGCCCATTTCTCTTCTGAACGGGTGTGGGAACGGGCGAGACAATTTTGTTACTGGCCTTCCATGTACAAGGATATCAAAGCATGGTGTGAGCAGTGCAAGGCATGTCAGACGCGGCGTAGTCCTGTTCCAGCCCACCGTGCGCCGATGGGTGGTTCTCAGTCAGTGCGACCATTTGAAAGAGTGGCTATGGACATCTTGGAGCTGCCTGCCACTTCGAAAGGTAACCGGTATGTGCTGGTCGTCGAGGACTATTTCACCAAATTTGTCAATTTGTATGCTTTACCTAACCAGTCTGCACAGACGGTGGCACAATGTCTGTTTGAGGACTATGTTCTGCTTCATGGCGTACCAGAGACTTTGCACTCAGATCAAGGTCGTCAGTTTGAGGCGGAAGTGGTTCAGACACTCTGCCGTCTTTTGAACATTAAAAAGACTCGCACCACACCTTACCACCCGAAATCAGACAGCATGGTTGAGCGCTTTAATCGGACTCTGATTGATCAACTG ACAGCAGTGACACATGGCGAGTTTGTTCTTTCACTGCTGATGAAACTGGACTCTGCCTTTAGCAGTGCGTGGATGCATAGTGAGGCAGCTCATGACCGTCAGAAATTGTACCATGACGTTTCCTTGCATCACCAACCTTATGGTGTAGGTGCCATGGTGTGGCTCCACAACCCGGTGGAGAGTCGCATGAAGCTGGCACCCCATTGGAAGGGACCTTATAAAGTGGTGCAGGTCATGGATTCAGGTGGTGAACCTGGACTGACTTACCGGATTGTTAACCCCTTTGACAATGCTGAGAGGGCTCAAGTAGTGCATTATGACAGG TGGATCATCTGGGAGCACTGGTTGGATT tcACCATTTTGGGTGAACCTTTTGGGGTTAAAGTGGGCCTGCACCCGTGGCCT CCTCACAGATTGTTTCCACAGAGGGTTCATGCCAACAAACTGGCAAAGCACACAGACTTAATAGAGAACCACAGAAAGCGTAAGTCTTCTGCTGACACTCTtgtgaaaaatgcaaaaatcacAGCCTTCGCTGCCCCATGGCGGGTAACACAGGCAACGCTTGACAAGCTGGTGCTAAATTTTGTATGTGAGGCCAACCAACCATTTTCTGTGGTTCCAAGTCATCCTTCAAGACTTTGA